A single Lactuca sativa cultivar Salinas chromosome 8, Lsat_Salinas_v11, whole genome shotgun sequence DNA region contains:
- the LOC111881755 gene encoding pheromone-processing carboxypeptidase KEX1-like: protein MAEIEAMPGVQVKLDDSPPVEPDVNDFIDGHHSDDDVGLDGGAEGAGDEAAGDGGLDDDVGLDVGPNHGAGYEAASDGDEEGPGGGDVDDGDGPKDDGDEESHGGGDVDDGEENQGDDEGHQVVPMVRRRTRKTSERITKIKLRKGVYEKYGDGFSSVKPMNLE from the exons ATGGCAGAAATAGAAGCTATGCCAGGGGTACAAGTGAAATTGGATGATTCCCCACCAGTTGAACCG GATGTAAATGATTTCATTGATGGTCATCAttctgatgatgatgttggtCTGGATGGTGGAGCTGAAGGTGCTGGAGATGAAGCTGCTGGTGATGGTGGTCTGGATGATGATGTTGGTCTGGATGTTGGACCTAATCATGGTGCTGGATATGAAGCTGCTAGTGATGGCGATGAAGAAGGTCCTGGTGGTGGAGATGTTGATGATGGTGATGGGCCTAAAGATGATGGTGATGAAGAAAGTCATGGTGGTGGAGATGTTGATGACGGTGAGGAAAACCAGGGTGATGATGAAGGACATCAGGTTGTCCCAATGGTTAGGAGGAGAACAAGGAAAACTTCTGAGAGGATTACCAAGATAAAGCTAAGGAAGGGTGTCTATGAAAAATATGGTGATGGTTTTTCTTCTGTAAAGCCAATGAATTTGGAGTAG